From a single Fulvivirga ulvae genomic region:
- a CDS encoding leucine-rich repeat domain-containing protein, which produces MRPLFISLLIIFCCSKCKSGYDYGVVSANDKVYKSLKKALRDKSDVTILDLSDQELTEFPNEIFEFKGLKVLNLNYNNIHVIPDRIGELDNLEVLFIMKNKIEHLPNELTTLRNLRNINLMKNQLSNLPSSMTDLTRLERLLLAYNNLSESDVKMLRRKLPSCYIVVDVVL; this is translated from the coding sequence ATGAGACCACTTTTTATTTCACTATTAATAATTTTCTGCTGTTCGAAATGTAAGTCGGGATATGATTATGGGGTCGTTTCAGCAAATGATAAAGTGTATAAAAGTTTAAAAAAGGCTCTTAGAGATAAATCGGACGTTACTATTTTAGATTTATCTGATCAAGAGCTTACAGAGTTTCCTAATGAAATATTTGAATTCAAAGGTTTAAAGGTTTTGAATCTAAACTATAATAATATTCACGTTATACCCGATCGAATAGGTGAACTTGATAACCTTGAAGTATTATTTATCATGAAGAATAAAATAGAACATTTGCCAAATGAACTAACTACATTACGGAATCTTCGAAATATTAATCTGATGAAAAATCAGTTATCGAATTTGCCATCAAGTATGACTGACTTAACCCGCTTGGAACGTTTGCTTTTAGCCTATAATAATCTATCAGAGAGCGATGTAAAGATGCTGCGCAGAAAACTCCCTAGTTGCTATATTGTAGTTGATGTTGTTTTATGA
- a CDS encoding leucine-rich repeat domain-containing protein, with the protein MNLRIFLTGLILVTLSCKSQRIIYPKAYSNYKVFTSLKKALKNKDDVEILHLTKKDLKVFPSEILQFKNLKVLNLTDNHIKEIPSEIGKLKELEWLQMMKNELKGLPPEIVQLKKLKRINVAFNYMYDEDVEFIKQELPDCLIITQFTD; encoded by the coding sequence ATGAATTTAAGGATCTTTTTAACAGGTTTAATATTAGTGACACTAAGCTGCAAAAGTCAGCGCATAATTTACCCAAAAGCATATTCAAACTATAAAGTTTTCACTTCCTTAAAAAAAGCTTTAAAGAATAAAGATGATGTTGAAATTCTTCACTTGACGAAGAAAGACCTGAAGGTTTTTCCTTCTGAAATATTACAGTTTAAGAATCTGAAGGTTTTAAATCTCACAGATAACCATATTAAAGAAATACCTAGTGAAATTGGAAAACTAAAGGAGTTGGAATGGTTGCAAATGATGAAAAATGAACTAAAAGGCCTTCCTCCAGAAATTGTTCAATTAAAAAAGCTGAAAAGAATCAATGTAGCTTTTAATTACATGTACGATGAAGATGTTGAGTTTATAAAACAGGAATTACCGGATTGTTTAATCATTACACAATTTACAGATTGA
- a CDS encoding RHS repeat-associated core domain-containing protein encodes MTGKENKFLFNQGTGDKKFNTERITDLDLSLDMTKYRTYDYTTGRFMQVDPLADSLVSLSPYNYSYNNPINYNDPFGDTPCCMPQARKTRLFGNRYTMATAPEPLKEPISAIGWLAGMALEGAWSLMQDQELNAIPFEPSPIAAAKGVGYLDDAIKAIKGLDNLDDVGKIDEIVSSVAKNHELFQCVQCSDDIVKTNGTYKAVLLNGKVYDNINPSGISYNDWVKDLHSPTGYVITETTF; translated from the coding sequence ATAACAGGAAAGGAAAACAAGTTCCTTTTTAATCAGGGTACTGGCGATAAGAAATTCAATACCGAAAGAATCACCGACCTTGACCTTAGTCTGGATATGACTAAGTATAGAACTTATGACTATACTACTGGTAGGTTCATGCAAGTTGACCCATTAGCAGATTCATTAGTAAGTTTATCTCCATATAACTATAGCTACAATAACCCTATTAATTATAATGATCCTTTCGGGGATACGCCTTGTTGTATGCCTCAAGCAAGAAAGACCAGACTATTTGGTAACAGGTATACAATGGCGACCGCTCCTGAGCCTTTAAAAGAACCAATCAGTGCTATAGGTTGGTTAGCTGGCATGGCGTTAGAAGGAGCATGGTCACTCATGCAAGACCAAGAATTAAACGCTATACCTTTTGAGCCTAGCCCTATAGCAGCAGCCAAAGGAGTAGGTTATCTGGATGATGCAATTAAGGCCATTAAGGGGCTGGATAATTTAGACGATGTCGGTAAAATTGATGAAATAGTATCCAGTGTCGCTAAAAACCATGAGCTGTTTCAATGTGTACAATGCTCTGATGATATAGTGAAAACCAATGGTACATATAAAGCAGTGCTCCTAAACGGTAAAGTTTATGACAATATTAATCCAAGTGGGATAAGCTATAATGATTGGGTTAAAGACTTGCATTCGCCAACAGGTTATGTAATAACAGAAACTACGTTTTGA
- a CDS encoding helix-turn-helix domain-containing protein — translation MSLDKRLTELRKQNKLSQDASAKKIGVHPNVIGRYERGEAKPTIDVATKMADVFEVSVDYLVGKTDLLIDQNILNQLITIQKLPTEEKERILFTLEALLRDARTRAAYS, via the coding sequence ATGAGTTTAGATAAGAGGTTAACAGAGCTGAGGAAGCAAAATAAACTTTCACAAGATGCATCGGCTAAAAAGATAGGTGTACACCCTAATGTTATTGGACGGTATGAGCGTGGAGAGGCTAAGCCAACCATTGATGTGGCTACTAAAATGGCTGATGTGTTTGAGGTGTCCGTGGATTATCTGGTGGGCAAAACTGACCTGCTCATCGATCAAAATATTTTGAACCAGCTTATTACTATTCAGAAGCTCCCTACCGAGGAAAAAGAGCGCATATTATTTACCCTTGAAGCATTGTTAAGGGATGCCAGAACCAGAGCAGCTTACTCATAA
- a CDS encoding DUF3500 domain-containing protein codes for MKKLIRIFTLVVGVVCCFAIGLLTSCGDDDDVSEASSVTISGFSPTSGAVGTVVTITGTNFSSTASDNTVSFNGTAAQVDAAASTQLTVAVPAGATTGTITVTVNGEAATSDDDFTVTTESSTACDDATTAGEKVVCLANNFIASLSSTQASTVQLDFTAANAAKWSNLPGGVSIRNGLEFSELSAAQLVLAKAVIEAASGSEDNQGYDEFLAVNAADDYLGDQGGGGTYSSGEYIIAFLGTPSTSGTWMLQFGGHHYAQNITFEDGVIVGPSPSHQGVEPLEWTADGTSYAPLNDEQEVMAAMLAGLSTSELSSAKISGTYSDVVLGPGSDGEFPETKVGLAVSGLTTAQKALVLDAIEAWVGDIEDEAAEAMMAIYESELDETYIGYSGNASLTNHADYVRIDGPSVWIEFICQNGVVLSGIHYHTIYRDHTRDYGGNF; via the coding sequence ATGAAAAAGTTAATAAGAATTTTTACGCTTGTTGTGGGGGTAGTATGCTGTTTCGCAATAGGCTTACTAACGAGCTGTGGAGATGATGATGATGTCTCTGAAGCATCTTCCGTAACCATATCGGGTTTTTCTCCAACCAGCGGAGCAGTTGGTACCGTTGTGACCATTACGGGAACCAACTTCAGTTCTACTGCTTCTGATAATACAGTTTCATTTAATGGAACTGCTGCCCAGGTAGATGCAGCTGCTTCTACACAACTTACAGTAGCGGTGCCTGCCGGTGCTACCACGGGTACGATTACCGTAACGGTAAATGGAGAGGCGGCAACCTCTGACGATGATTTTACTGTAACCACCGAGTCTTCAACAGCATGTGATGATGCTACTACAGCGGGTGAAAAAGTAGTGTGTTTAGCTAATAATTTCATTGCATCACTTTCTTCTACACAAGCCAGCACAGTACAGTTGGATTTCACGGCAGCCAATGCTGCGAAGTGGTCTAATCTGCCGGGTGGTGTAAGCATAAGAAATGGACTGGAATTTAGTGAGCTTAGCGCTGCGCAACTGGTGCTGGCTAAAGCGGTGATAGAGGCTGCTTCCGGTTCGGAAGATAACCAGGGATACGATGAGTTTCTGGCCGTTAATGCAGCAGATGACTACCTTGGTGATCAAGGTGGAGGAGGTACCTACTCATCAGGAGAGTACATTATAGCTTTCCTGGGTACGCCAAGCACTTCAGGTACCTGGATGCTGCAGTTTGGCGGGCACCATTATGCTCAAAACATCACTTTTGAAGATGGTGTGATTGTCGGACCAAGCCCTTCTCACCAGGGGGTGGAACCACTGGAATGGACTGCTGACGGAACCAGCTATGCACCGCTCAATGATGAACAGGAAGTAATGGCAGCCATGCTTGCAGGCTTGTCAACCAGTGAATTAAGCTCTGCCAAAATCAGTGGTACATACAGTGATGTAGTATTAGGCCCTGGTAGCGACGGTGAATTTCCAGAAACTAAAGTAGGCCTTGCAGTAAGTGGACTGACCACTGCACAAAAGGCATTGGTTCTGGATGCAATTGAAGCCTGGGTAGGTGATATTGAAGACGAGGCTGCCGAAGCCATGATGGCTATCTACGAATCTGAGCTGGACGAAACTTACATCGGCTACTCAGGCAATGCCTCACTGACCAACCATGCTGATTATGTCAGAATTGACGGACCCAGTGTTTGGATCGAGTTCATTTGTCAAAACGGAGTGGTGTTGTCAGGAATACATTACCACACTATATACAGAGACCATACCCGTGATTATGGTGGTAATTTTTAA
- a CDS encoding HupE/UreJ family protein, whose amino-acid sequence MKNIFYRIALLGILLIETLSAKSHPMPNSMVLLRVGESDIQAMLQLPVAELQLAVPYDLTIDSERLLSELGPSLQNYILDHVSLQSPDGQLWRVTITDLKIDGESGSAQAAYRELVAHLSLTPPANSDVRQFSLRYDIIVHQLVTHKVLVSIDEDWRNGINSTKQQELGVIKTNVRTNTVPTLEVNLDQGSRWNGFKSMFAYGMQHIREGLDHILFLLTLLLIAPLLITNGRWSDFQGLRYTLFRFLKISLAFTIGHSVTLLIGSFNLLSFKVQYIEVLVAFSILISAIHCMRPLFSKKETWIAAGFGLIHGLAFSLSIADMALGWESKLISILGFNLGIESMQLIIMLLFFPVLLLSRWRFYRGIRVMFAVLTIIISLAWITERISNQENFITSYVNVFFS is encoded by the coding sequence TTGAAGAACATCTTTTACAGGATAGCCCTATTAGGGATTTTGCTGATAGAGACACTGTCAGCAAAATCCCATCCTATGCCCAACTCCATGGTATTACTCCGCGTTGGGGAGTCGGATATTCAGGCGATGCTGCAATTACCTGTTGCTGAGCTGCAACTGGCCGTTCCTTACGACCTTACTATAGATTCTGAACGGCTGCTGTCAGAACTGGGGCCGTCTCTGCAAAATTACATACTGGATCATGTTTCCCTTCAATCGCCAGATGGGCAATTATGGCGTGTTACCATCACTGATTTGAAGATAGACGGTGAATCCGGCTCGGCTCAGGCAGCATACAGAGAGTTGGTTGCCCATCTTTCTTTAACACCTCCCGCCAATTCGGATGTACGGCAGTTCTCTCTTCGTTACGATATAATAGTCCATCAGCTGGTGACACACAAGGTATTGGTAAGTATAGATGAGGATTGGAGGAACGGGATTAATTCTACCAAACAGCAGGAATTAGGAGTGATTAAAACAAATGTGCGCACCAATACCGTACCTACGCTTGAAGTTAACCTTGATCAGGGTAGCAGGTGGAATGGGTTCAAATCAATGTTTGCCTATGGAATGCAGCATATCCGCGAGGGGCTGGATCATATTTTATTTCTTCTCACACTTCTGCTCATAGCCCCATTGCTCATAACTAATGGTAGGTGGTCTGACTTTCAAGGGCTTCGGTATACGCTGTTCCGGTTTTTGAAAATTAGCCTGGCTTTTACCATTGGCCACTCAGTTACACTGCTGATTGGCAGCTTCAACCTGCTGAGTTTTAAAGTTCAATACATAGAAGTACTGGTAGCATTCTCAATTCTGATCTCTGCTATTCATTGTATGCGACCATTGTTTTCAAAGAAGGAAACATGGATAGCTGCAGGTTTTGGGTTAATTCATGGACTGGCATTCTCCTTATCCATTGCAGATATGGCGCTAGGCTGGGAGTCAAAGTTGATCAGTATACTGGGGTTTAATCTGGGGATAGAATCCATGCAACTGATCATCATGCTATTGTTCTTTCCTGTATTACTATTAAGCCGATGGAGGTTCTACCGCGGTATAAGAGTCATGTTTGCCGT